A window of Candidatus Abyssobacteria bacterium SURF_5 contains these coding sequences:
- a CDS encoding deoxyribodipyrimidine photo-lyase has product METRIRSRLLKDGERGRGPIIYWMSRDQRAEDNWALLFAQEQALELKAPLCVVFYLAPQFLGATVRQYTFMLAGLHEVEQALAKKNIPFLLLTGSVEAILQFSRKVRASALVTDFDPLRVKRQWKEKVAKRLAIPFFEVDAHNIVPCWIASPKQEYSAATFRPKLKLVLPDFLHEFPRLRKHPYSWLGKHAKIGWSKAAASLQLDQTVGEVRWLTSGARAARSCLKFFLSEKLALYPVRRNDPTADGQSNLSPYLHFGQISAQRVALEVRDSVAPESAKQAFLEELIVRRELSDNFCFYNPQYDSAEAFPKWAKKTLAEHQNDERQYVYSLEQLEQARTHDELWNASQLEMMKTGKMHGYMRMYWAKKILEWTRSPEEAMQIAIYLNDRYELDGRDPNGYTGIAWSIGGVHDRAWPSRPIFGKIRYMSYGGAKSKLDVKAYIQKVGALNR; this is encoded by the coding sequence ATGGAAACCAGGATCAGAAGCAGGCTCTTGAAAGACGGCGAGCGCGGCCGCGGGCCGATCATCTACTGGATGAGCCGCGACCAGCGAGCCGAAGACAACTGGGCGCTCCTGTTCGCGCAGGAACAGGCTTTGGAATTGAAGGCGCCGCTGTGCGTGGTCTTTTATCTCGCGCCGCAATTCCTGGGTGCAACCGTCAGGCAGTATACGTTCATGCTCGCCGGCCTGCACGAGGTCGAGCAGGCGCTGGCAAAGAAGAACATCCCCTTTTTGCTGTTGACCGGCTCGGTCGAGGCGATTCTCCAATTCAGCCGGAAGGTCAGAGCCAGCGCGCTCGTCACCGACTTCGATCCCTTGCGGGTGAAGCGGCAGTGGAAGGAAAAGGTGGCGAAGAGGCTGGCGATCCCTTTCTTCGAAGTGGATGCCCACAATATCGTACCCTGCTGGATCGCCTCGCCAAAACAGGAGTACAGCGCCGCAACATTTCGGCCGAAACTCAAGCTTGTGCTGCCCGATTTTCTGCATGAGTTCCCAAGGCTCAGAAAGCACCCGTATTCCTGGCTCGGAAAGCACGCGAAAATCGGCTGGAGTAAAGCGGCCGCCTCCCTGCAGCTCGATCAAACCGTCGGCGAGGTGCGCTGGCTCACATCCGGCGCAAGAGCGGCGAGGAGCTGCCTGAAATTCTTTCTCAGTGAGAAGCTCGCGCTCTATCCGGTGCGGCGAAATGATCCCACCGCTGACGGCCAATCGAATCTCTCGCCGTACCTGCATTTCGGGCAGATATCGGCCCAGCGCGTGGCGCTCGAGGTGCGGGACTCCGTTGCGCCCGAATCCGCAAAGCAGGCTTTTCTCGAAGAGCTGATCGTGAGGCGCGAGCTATCGGATAATTTCTGCTTCTACAACCCGCAGTATGACTCGGCCGAAGCATTTCCCAAGTGGGCGAAGAAAACGCTTGCGGAGCATCAAAACGATGAGAGACAATACGTCTATTCGCTGGAACAGCTTGAACAGGCCCGCACGCATGACGAGTTGTGGAACGCGTCGCAGCTCGAGATGATGAAGACGGGCAAGATGCACGGCTACATGAGAATGTACTGGGCCAAAAAAATCCTGGAATGGACCCGCTCGCCCGAGGAAGCGATGCAGATCGCCATCTATCTCAACGATCGGTACGAGCTCGATGGCCGCGACCCGAACGGATACACCGGCATTGCGTGGTCGATCGGCGGCGTCCACGACCGCGCCTGGCCCAGTCGCCCCATATTCGGGAAAATCCGGTATATGAGTTATGGCGGCGCAAAATCGAAATTAGATGTCAAGGCGTATATCCAGAAGGTTGGCGCTTTGAATAGATGA